Within Massilia litorea, the genomic segment GTGCGCAACCGTGCGTTTGCCTTGCCGCGCCTATGGGGCAATAAGGTTTTCAGGAGTGTACATGCTTGCCAAAGCAAGGCCGGTATCGACGATACCGGCCGACGAATTTTTCCTGGCGCGCCAGCCCATTCTGGGACGCGACCAGCATATGGTTGCTTACGAGCTGCTCTTTCGTGCAGCAGGCGAGCACGACGACGCACGTCTGACCGACGGCGCGGCGGCCACCGCTGCGGTCATCTCTCACGCTTCCCAGCTCGGACTTGAGCAAGTTGTTGGTAATAATCTGGCATTCGTCAACGTCGACGAAGTGGTCCTGATGGACGACTATGTCCGTTTCCTGCCGCCACATAAGGTTATCCTCGAAATTCTCGAAACCGTCAAGCCGACAGAGCCGTTGCTGGCCCGTGTGGCCGAGCTCAAGGAACTCGGGTTCAAGTTCGCGCTCGACGACGTCATCGACCATAGCGAAGAGGTCGAGAAGCTGCTCGGACTGGTCGATGTGGTGAAGATCGATTTGCAGGGCGTCGCGCCCGAGGCCTTGGGCCACCTGTGCGCGTCGCTGCGCACGAGCGGCAAGAAGCTGCTCGCGGAAAAGGTCGAGACCCAGCAGGAATTCCGCCTGTGCATGGAGCTCGGCTTCGACTACTTCCAGGGATATTATTTTGCGCGCCCGGTGATCCTCAGCGGACGCAAGATCACGCCCTCGGAACTGGTGATCCTGCACCTGCTCGAACTGATCAATTCCGACGCCGACGATGCGACGATCGAAACCGCCGTCAAGCGCGACCCGCTGATCAGCCTGAACCTGCTGCGCCTGGTGAACAGCCGCGCCGCCGGCCCCGAGCGCCGCATCGAATCCGTCGCCGAGGCGCTGACCCAGCTCGGCCGCAAACAATTGCGGCGCTGGCTGCAGATCCTGATGTTCGCTGCGCCCGGTAGCCAGGTCGAGCTCGCTTCGCCCCTGCTGCAACTGGCCACCACGCGCGGCAAGCTGCTCGAGCTGATGTCGCTGGAGGTCTACCCGCTCGATGTGAGCGGCGCCGAACGCGCCTTCACGGTCGGCATCATGTCGCTGGCCGACGCCCTGTTCTCGATGCCGATGGCCGACATCCTGGACAACGTCGAACTCGCCAGCGACGTGCGCGCCGCGTTGCTGGAGCGGGCAGGGGACCTGGGCGCCATGCTCGACGTCGTCGAGCGCCTGGAAAAAGCGGATACGGGGCGCTGCTTTACCCAGGCCCTGCGCCGGCTCGGGCTGACCTCGAAGCAGGTGCGCGAGATCGAGCTGGCTGCCTTCGACTGGGTGAGCGAGCTGGTGCACGACGCGGCGTGATCATCCACCTGGGGGCATGAGGCCGATGGCCTCATGCCGGCCCCACTGCGGGGCGCCCACCCTGGCTTACTGGCCGAGAAACAGGAACACCGTCGGCTTCTTGTGAAACTCCGGCATCTTCCCGCTCGCCAGCTGCGCTTTCCACTTCGCCGCCGTCAGTGTGCGCACCGATTCCGTCGGCAGCGACAAATCCGTCGCCACGCACACCAGCGTTCCCGGCTGGCAACTCGCCACCAGCGCTTCCAGCATTTGCCCGTTGCGATACGGCGTCTCGATCAGCAACTGCGTCTGCTTTTCACCCCGCGAGCGCGCTTCCAGTTCGCGGATGCGCTTGGTGCGCGCCGCCGCATCGGTCGGGAGGTAGCCGTTGAAGGCGAAGCTCTGTCCGTTCAGCCCGCTCGCCATGACGGCCAGCAGCAGGGAGGAGGGCCCCACCAGCGGCCGCACCGTCACCCCATGCTGGTGCGCCAGGCGCACGAGATCGGCGCCGGGGTCGGCCACGGCCGGCACGCCGGCTTCCGAAACCAGTCCCGCATCTTCGCCCGCCAGTAAGGGCTCGAGCAATTGCGTTAATGCAGCGGCCGGCGTGTTGACGTTCAGTTCGGCAATGCGGATTTCCTGCAGCGGTTTCGCCAGCGGATGATCGATCGCGACCAGCTTGAGGAAGGCGCGCGCCGTCTTCGCGTTTTCGGCGACGAAATAGCTCAGTTGCGAGGTAAGCGCCTGCACCTGGCCGGGCAGGACGTGGGAGAGGGCGCCGGGTGCGGCGTCGGTTGGACCAAGGGTGTTCGGAATCAGGTAAAGGGTGCCGGGCATGAGTCAATCAATAAGTTAAATGCCGAAAAATGCCACGCCGGCGCGGCGCAGCATACCGGTCAGGGCGATCAGGGGCAGGCCGGTGAGGGCGGTTGGGTCGGAGGAGTCGATGCGTTCCAGCAGGGCGATGCCCAGCCCTTCGTTCTTGGCGCTGCCGGCGCAATCGTAGGGCTGCTCGATGCGCAGGTAGG encodes:
- a CDS encoding EAL and HDOD domain-containing protein, whose product is MLAKARPVSTIPADEFFLARQPILGRDQHMVAYELLFRAAGEHDDARLTDGAAATAAVISHASQLGLEQVVGNNLAFVNVDEVVLMDDYVRFLPPHKVILEILETVKPTEPLLARVAELKELGFKFALDDVIDHSEEVEKLLGLVDVVKIDLQGVAPEALGHLCASLRTSGKKLLAEKVETQQEFRLCMELGFDYFQGYYFARPVILSGRKITPSELVILHLLELINSDADDATIETAVKRDPLISLNLLRLVNSRAAGPERRIESVAEALTQLGRKQLRRWLQILMFAAPGSQVELASPLLQLATTRGKLLELMSLEVYPLDVSGAERAFTVGIMSLADALFSMPMADILDNVELASDVRAALLERAGDLGAMLDVVERLEKADTGRCFTQALRRLGLTSKQVREIELAAFDWVSELVHDAA
- a CDS encoding SAM-dependent methyltransferase; its protein translation is MPGTLYLIPNTLGPTDAAPGALSHVLPGQVQALTSQLSYFVAENAKTARAFLKLVAIDHPLAKPLQEIRIAELNVNTPAAALTQLLEPLLAGEDAGLVSEAGVPAVADPGADLVRLAHQHGVTVRPLVGPSSLLLAVMASGLNGQSFAFNGYLPTDAAARTKRIRELEARSRGEKQTQLLIETPYRNGQMLEALVASCQPGTLVCVATDLSLPTESVRTLTAAKWKAQLASGKMPEFHKKPTVFLFLGQ